The stretch of DNA CtcttgaagaaaaactcaccCTATACGTCCTTTGTTAGTTCCCTTATTCCCAGATACATTGAGGGTGGATTCATTAGTCATTGGTTCACGGAGATGAATACAAAGTACGGCAAAAGTTACATGAATGCCCTATTTGATGatcaaattaaacaatttgcTGATACGAAAGGACTTCAAATGGCAAACTTATTGGGAGCTTTCTATCTTCTTGGACTTGGATTGAGTGTGGCTTTTGTGGTTTCTCTCCTAGAGCTACGCTACTACCAATACTAcatggagaatttttatttttaccacTAAATTCTTAGAGACTTTGCTAgcaatgaatgaaatttaaaccATAATTATTAAGctaagaatttcaaaaaaaattggcgtCAACggtttttacaaaatttaagagaattaaaaaaaagttttttgtactaaaaacaaattaatatattaaaacactttttacactaaaaaaaatacttttaggcATAACATGGGCAACAGATGCCAAAGGAGATGATATTTACAATGAGATGGTGGCTTCGGAGAATAGTGATCTCGTTGCATTAGCTAAAAAGTATATCCATGCAACAGACAATAGAGCTGAACTCAATAGAATAGCCACAGGAAAGCATGCTAAATTCGTAAAGGTAGATCGGAAATCTTAAAccaattttgcaaagaagattctcaaatttcttttccatccTAAATAAAGGTTCTCTCCAATAAATTTGTCACCGAAATTGAAACATTCAAAAGTCACCTCAACTACTTACAACACATCAATGAATGCACTAAAAACTACTATACTGCAttccttttgcaaaaacaTTCTCCCTACACAACGCTAATTAACTACCACCTCGATAGGCACCTTGAGGCTGGATTAATGGAGTTTTGGTTTACggatttaatgaaaaagtaCGGCGATCAATATGGTTGTCCGGAtgttaaagtaaaatttagcaaagtCGGAAGTGGAGTAGGACTCACATTTGAGAATATCGTGGGAATGTTCTATCTCTTGGGCATTGGGCTATCTCTAGGTTTATTCGTATTCTTCCTTGAGCTTTACGTTAAAAAGGATGTAACGCAAGAATAATTGCGGGCAGATTGGGATAAATAAGGTcaaaattttagcaaattttcTGGTTTAAAATTCTCCCTCAGGTTATTTTTCACTAATTCAATCGGAAAAGGAACTTTTCAACTACTTCCTGAACCTttgttttagtaaaaattaggatttttagCAAGGAGAATACTCGAAAAAGttgattctattttttttttgaaggaaatgAATTAAcctttaatcaatttaattggccagattaactttaatttacaatgcattcgaaaagcataaaaagggcattttttaaataataatttgaaggaaaaaatccaaatttctgaaacaaaaataaattgaaatcacCCACACAAAATTTGATAGATAAAAGGTTTTgcaaatagaaattaattaataaattttaaaatagctTCTCAACTACCTAAATATATACACaaacaacataaaaacataacaTCCCactaatagaattttattaaatcaaactAAATTCTTCTGCTAAAGTTTCTTCTTACCAAATTAACTCTTAATTGGATTAACTTTCAAATTGGTCacaaattgtagaaaaaatcgcaaaagTGTTTTCAAAAATGTGCAACtaaattcacataaatccTAACAAAGATCCAAAAGGTATAGATCACCGAAGGATATATTTTTATGCGAATTAAACGTCGTTAAATCCGGAGGATTAAGTACAAGCatcaagaattttccttaaaagttacgctattaaattacaaatctTTTGGACCCttcatcattttattcttttcaggAATCCATTGGGGTGATCTCAGCCGAGAGACAGGTATGCAAGATGATTTTCTTGCTTCAGAGAATAAGGATATCATTAAAATAGCAACAATGTACATTCTTGGAAAGGACAGAGAAGAAGATTTAATGCGCATTAAAAATGggaattatgcaaaattcacaaaagtaaataatttttttttaaactctatttctgaaaatttcataaaattgattttctccgcttcttttttttttccttttagatCCTTTCTAATAATTATGCCACAGACACGGAATCATTTGCAAGTCATGCACATTATTTGCGCCGTATGAAAGAATGCTTCTATCGATACTACGCAGTTTTGCTTTTGCGAAAAAAGTCTCCATATACCAAATATATAAGTTATCGCCTAGATAGACTAGTTGAGAATGGATTTATTGGACACTGGATGACAGAGATGAATTCCAAATACGGAGCGAGCTACATTTCATCCTTTTTTGAGGACAAAATTCAACGATTTGGCAATGCGACGAgccttaaaattgaaaatttaattggagCTTTCTATTTGCTTGCTTTTGGtcttatttttgcttttattgctTTCCTCTTTGAGCTCTATTTAAAGcgcaaaaaatgattttttttaatctcaaaaaattCGTTTCAAaggtttgaaaaagaaaagaatttctatcaactcaaaaaattcttaaattattcaaatatttattctgtgtgAACGCAAatgtgaatagactccttttaaGGCTCCTAAAATCAAGGCACTAAAcatttccctaaaaattctagcataataaaattgctttacaagtagatttaaaaaattagaagaaaataaacaaatcagacagaaaatttattcttttcaaaaattgagctttttttaaagtaatttttcaaattttttttcaatacaataaaagcttaaattgtcttttaaatttatttaggaaTTATCTGGAGTGGCAAGGAAGAGTTGCAGAgtttaattgaagaatttgaaaCCTCAGAAAATGacgatttaatgaaaattgtcgATACATATGTTCTGGAAAAAGATATAGATCATCTCCTTGCGGAAATTGCTGCaggaaaagttggaaaatttgttaagGTATTTCccagagaatttttaatagaaaaaattaaaatgatttgttGAAATTTGTGCTAAATTTTGTAGATTCTCTCCAACAATTTTATAACTGATACTGAAACTTATGGAAGTCATGCTTTCTACTTGCGTAGAATGAAGCAATGTATGTATAGATACTACGCCGTTCTGCAGCTTCGTAAGAAGTCACCCTACACAACATTCTTCAGCTATAAATTGGACAAACATTTTGAGGCTGGCATCATTAATCATTGGTTCACACGAATGAACACCAAGTATGGTCAATCGTACATGTCGTCCTTTTTCGATGACGACATTTCACGCCTAGGAGATGCAAAGAGTTTAACTTTGGAGAATTTATTGGGAGCTTTCTATCTTCTTGCAATTGGTCTGAGTCTTGCTTCTTTTGTTCTTCTTATTGAAATCTTCAAGAATAAGTCTCAAatgaagagaagagaaaattgcgagAACTTTGATCAGGGGAAGAAGCAAAGAAAAGGATCTATTAAACTTTTGCACAATCGCTTTCtgaattaaatacaaattgtTTGTCAAATAGAGGAGACTGGAGTAAATTagaaaaactctaaaaatcCTAATTTATCGAGGATTTAGAGTAAATTGTTCTGAGAGAAAGTTGTGGAAAAGGAATAccccaaaaagcttttttattaaaaatctttcatcgTTTAGAGGTagaaaaactacaaaaaactttccaatAAAGAGTAATTCACTTTACCCCAGTCTCctctattaataaaataatccaTATTCTACCTTATCAATCGCACACAATGTAATAATTAGATTCTTAGAACCAAATAAATGTTTTCtgaacaaaaaactttttttttcttcatttcaaaCAATTAAAAGCTTCTTACCAAAAGCTCTATAAAAAgcttaaattattattttttaggaattttctgGTGTGGAATGGGAAATGATCAAGCCTTACTTGATGAATTTAAGGCATCCGAAAATGAAGATGTGCTAAAAGTCTTGGGCAGAtatgttaaaattaaagataatgATGACAATCTTGCAAAAATTGCTTCAGGAAAATATGCTCAATTTACTGAGGTTAGTAAGAGAcaataaaagttgaaaaaagactaatttctttaactaaaatttttttttaattttctcaaagatttTATCCAATAATTACTTCACCGGAACTGAAGCTTTCAGCACTCATGCTTCGTATTTGAGACGAATGAAGGAATGCCTCTACAGCTACTACACTGTTTTACTTctagagaaaaattctccataCACGGATTTTGTAAGCAGCCAATTGGTTAAACATCTCGAGGGTGGAATCGTACATTACTGGTTCAAGAGGTTCAAGGAAAGGGAGAGTCAGACCTACATGAATTCATTCcttcatgaaaatattcatcaatttgGTGAAGCTAAAAggcttgaatttgaaaatctttcagGAGCTTTCTATTTACTATTTTTCGGAGCTTTTGTggcttttattgtttttatccTTGAAGTATATTTCAAGAATaattaggatatttttttttttgagaaaatacattaaggtttcaaaacaaataatataGGTATGCATAACAAAAAGTTTTACATGTTtagaaaatatggaaaatattagttaaaattaatcatggtgtattaaaataaaggaaataaaataattataaacttaaaattatatttatcatAGATTTtccataagaaaattaaatttgaaaaattgataaatatatatttttttaaccaattataaataaaatttatcttttcagGCATTTATTGGAGTAGATATGGAGCTGATTTAACCATCTTGGatgaaatgagaaattcaGACAACAAGGATATTATCCAACTCATTGAACGGCACACCATTGATAAGGATAATGaagatcaaaataataaaattgcttctgggaaatttgcaaaattcactcaagtaaaattaaacattttatgtaataccaaaagaataaaaaaaactcattaattttgaaataaatttccttacAGATTCTCTCCAATAACTTCTTAACTGGCACAGAATCCTTTGGAAATCATGCCTATTTACTAAGAAGAATGAAAAGCTGTCTCTTCAAGTACTACTCGGTGTTCCTTCTTGAGCAAAATTCACCTTATACGGATTTTATAAGCTACAAAGTCGCTAAGCACGTTGAATCCGGAATAATTGATTATTGGTTCAcaaaaattaacacaaaataCGGACAAAGCTACATGTCGTCATTTTTTGATGAGACCTTTCAACCTTACGGAGATGTAAAGAGTTTAAAGCTTCAAAACTTATCAGGAGCTTTCTATCTTCTCATTCTTGGTCTTATTCTTgctttcataatatttttaattgagttttatgtgaagaaatttaaattttaatacttcaattcaatgaattaattaatcaactAATGTTAACAGAACAATGCAAAaatcagaataaaaaaagacagaGTCCTATAGACGTTgaaagagaataataaaatcatcggaaaaactaattgaaaaaatccatttaataaaaatccataaaCACGAAAAGTTctaactaaattaattaataattcactTTGTTGGGAGAATAAATTGGCACACGAATATGGTCCGCTATCACGTAACAATGCGATTTTTCACGCAACAGTCCTCCCACAACTACTGAAAGAGTCAAAATGGCGGGAAAAGTTCTTGCAattcttttgttctttttcccCATATTCTTGGGAAATTCTTACGTGGTTGCACGGGATTGCCATTTGTGCGAAAGTTTACTAAATAAAGACGATCAGTGTACCTTCCTTATTGACGAAGCTCCCACCAATCCCCCATGGAATTGTCCCGCAATCTTCACATGTGCCCCCGTAATtgcaattgattttaatttcttaatgaatGAAACGGCCATTGAGGtgcaaaaggagaagaaatgccacaaatatattatttccacaaagaatttttcacgttacgaagaaattttcagtGGTTGGGAAATATTTGCACCCTTCACACGTATTATTCTACTCGAGAGTGGAGATGAGGAGCCCTACGAATTTTCAGAAGAACAAACAGACACTATGTACTACAATGCCCTTCATGTTGTTCAAGTTAgtagaattgaaatttatttaaaagtgttttaatagttgtaaatgattttagaaataatttcatgaaatgaaaattttgatttttttttctaaatattccgaatatctGCAAATAATCTATTACCTGggagaatttaaaagaattctagAAGTCGAGATTTTGATGCAATCAAATCATATTGAGAGCTGTTGCATTCGAATTAGTAGAGCTTGACAGTTTGTGCAAAATTCTGACGTTTcgtttctaatgtttgacgttttctttACTAACATTTGACTTCTTTCTCCTTTAGATCAAACTTCTTACAAAcgtcaaaaaattataatgaaatgtcaaactatagaaaataaaaacaacgtCAATCGGTAGCAAAGGAGCATCAAACGGTAGCACAAGAATGTGAAACGTTAGAAACGGTTCtttttctgaattttgacgtttatttcaTATGATTCTTGTGGCTTCTTTTGTAGTGTTTGACGTCGCTTTTCTAAGGCTGCATGATGGCATTTATCtattgtttgacatttttttctaaagttccattttcttttattaaagtttaatatttttccaatatttgaTGTTCTTTTGCTAACGATTGACGTTGTACTTacaaagtttgacatttctttacaaatacATAAGGGCTCTTTTCTTGAGGATGCTTGATgcttcttttctaatgtttcactttttttcataatGACGTTTGATGCTtcgtttttaacgtttgatattcTTATGCtattgtttcattttatttcatttttaaattgttgttcttcttcttaagtttgattaaatttttaacgtatCTTCTCTAAGATAATTGacgtttttttaatctaatatttgaaatttttatttcacaatttaaAGTTTCCGTCCTAGGACGCTTGACTCTTCtgttttaacgtttgacgttactTTCCTAAGGATAAATGATGTACTTTTTatctaatgtttgacgttgtttatctaacgtttgacgttgtcattctaaaatttgacatttctctcgtttttgacgtttcttttttacgATGTTTGATGCTTCTTTTCTAGCGTTTAACGTACCTTGTCAAAGGACACATGATggtttttaacatttaacatttctcttttactgtttgacgttccttttctactatttgacgtttcttttttgtggTATTTTCAAATTACTTCTTATaagagttgtttttttttttaaagcgtTTGACCTTTTTTTACTTTGACGTTTATTTCCTTACgttcaattttacttttaatgtctgcaagagaaaaaagtcaaacaaccagaaatttatgattaaaacgttttcttttcaattaaaaaatccgtcaattaaattaaattaaatttattcaatcaaataccctaaaatgttttctttcaattttttttttcagatctATCAAGACCCAGTAGAAATCACATTTAAGGTTGTTCTATCAGGAAAAATTGCTGTTGGAAATCGCTTCCGAATCCCACATATTAATACAATCCTTCCTCCGCATCACCTACATCCCCTATTTGACGATAAATTCTCACgcaatgaaattaatattagCCTCTACCACTGTCCACCCTTTGTGGTTGATAAGGAGCCCACAAGTGATGATAACAATGGCACATTAAACATACGAAGGTGAATTCTTCTGGAGCAACAATAAGgttcaaaaaatcattgaaacatttaattcttCCTTCCCAGATTCGATGGAGTTGAATTTCTCTTGATGGCCCACATTACAAAGCACTGGAAGAGGAGATTCTTCGTCCACCGCGACATTCCTGGTCAACTAGATCCAAAAAACTACATTTATCTGGACCTAATAGAACGACAAGCAAATATAGGCCTTTGCGGTTTGTGGCTCATTGAAGAACTCGTCATTTACTTGGAAGTATCTCATCCCTATGCTCAGCAATGCATCTCATTACTTGTTCCACGACTTCCGGCAATTCCACGTGGACACTACATCTATCTAGCCTTTGGGGAGAGACTCTGGCTCATCTACATCGCCCTTGTTATCCTCATTTCCCTCCTAATCTACTTCTTTGTCTCTCACAACACAAACGACAGTattccttttcaatttaatctttttacgGAATCAGTAGTGCACGTTTTGGCGATTGCTACACAACATGGAATAGCCCCATTTCCAAGAAGACTCTCAGCTAAAGTTCTCATCATGACATGGATCTTCTTCAGCTTCCTCATGGGAGCAATCTATTCAACTCGCTACACATCCATCCTAACCACGTCCTTGTTCCGTAAACCAATCAACAGCATTCGAGAAGTTATGgacagaaaaatcaaatggggCGATCCGGGAGATCATTTAAAGGACGAACTACTCAAATCTGGCCTACCGGACTACCTTGAATTGGCTGAATATGCAATTGATCCAAATGCAGAAGAAGCAGAAAAGCTCATGAAGTCCATCTACTACGCTCAAGCTATTTCAGTAAACTTAACAGCAAACTTTCAACAAAACTTCtcaagaaataataaaaaaaaattctctt from Lutzomyia longipalpis isolate SR_M1_2022 chromosome 1, ASM2433408v1 encodes:
- the LOC129796142 gene encoding uncharacterized protein LOC129796142, with protein sequence MYYNALHVVQIYQDPVEITFKVVLSGKIAVGNRFRIPHINTILPPHHLHPLFDDKFSRNEINISLYHCPPFVVDKEPTSDDNNGTLNIRRFDGVEFLLMAHITKHWKRRFFVHRDIPGQLDPKNYIYLDLIERQANIGLCGLWLIEELVIYLEVSHPYAQQCISLLVPRLPAIPRGHYIYLAFGERLWLIYIALVILISLLIYFFVSHNTNDSIPFQFNLFTESVVHVLAIATQHGIAPFPRRLSAKVLIMTWIFFSFLMGAIYSTRYTSILTTSLFRKPINSIREVMDRKIKWGDPGDHLKDELLKSGLPDYLELAEYAIDPNAEEAEKLMKSIYYAQAISVLTSDWAAGTEKFENVSSQYRVMKNCIYKFDTVFAFQSNSPYAAYFNKEIPKYVEAGFLQHWLKLYDVHYKKDFIATFFLETKELMRGPHTLSVDNIVMGLYILAIGQAIATGTYQFSSLLESAEKIRHEVQISKQ